The Rhizoctonia solani chromosome 4, complete sequence genome contains a region encoding:
- a CDS encoding Fungal specific transcription factor domain yields the protein MDPLKTTNNLAQTGNSVGSLILLPDYTYSDFHNSYQLPLRQIVARQLPTPASDCHHFIASQEHAAGKDLSSGRSDCLESLLSLAHPGDQSYQQNVRMPRSTGRMRMLPGLEDNGSEDLDNLGNVYNVLASSLPLDRTVESNGLPFILQAHARWMSHFLFESVRIAHLAKDYIIENYKSGEVSRRKMNLLASNAYAITGSTEYDLANVPSFFMIQSCVLITLAEAASRVQASRELDEQYALEAMQNTYEYYATFDIILGVLTCRPTFFRYDVEFTPQAPETLFTLENGPGLRWLYGIPNRLIFTFAKMSALLEDFGPCIGTEIVDKLEREIRDIVPIIVPSTEPAIAIGQMAVQECWCLAALIYLYMGLCGSLTFDSQVTKARRQFLKILPQVRPRRSPDVFLIFPLVILGVATHDLKEQDIIRRRMLGVPECVRLGTMGNDFIRVLDSVWQTPRQGVWSDLRRACWQVLGV from the exons ATGGACCCACTCAAAACCACCAACAACCTTGCCCAGACGGGAAACTCCGTAGGTTCCTTGATACTCCTACCCGATTATACATACTCGGATTTTCATAATTCTTATCAACTGCCTCTTCGACAAATAGTTGCTCGACAACTCCCAACTCCGGCCTCTGACTGCCATCACTTTATTGCATCTCAAGAACATGCCGCTGGGAAGGACTTGTCCTCTGGGAGATCGGACTGTCTAGAATCACTGTTGAGCCTTGCCCATCCGGGCGATCAGTCCTATCAACAAAACGTTAGGATGCCTCGGAGTACTGGGCGAATGCGAATGCTACCGGGGCTGGAAGATAATGGTTCCGAGGATCTTGATAACCTGGGAAATGTATACAATGTGCTGGCTAGCTCCTTGCCACTGGATCGAACCGTCGAGAGCAACGGGTTGCCGTTCATTTTACAGGCGC ACGCCAGATGGATGTCACACTTTCTGTTCGAGTCCGTACGAATCGCGCACTTGGCCAAAGACTATATTATTGAGAACTACAAGAGTGGAGAGGTATCTCGACGGAAAATGAACTTGCTGGCTAGTAATGCTTATGCGATCACTGGCTCGACGGAATACGATCTAGCCAACGTTCCGTCGTTTTTCATGATTCAATCGTGCGTCTTAATAACCTTAGCTGAAGCTGCTTCACGAGTTCAAGCTTCCCGGGAATTGGATGAGCAGTATGCTCTTGAAGCAATGCAGAACACGTACGAG TATTACGCCACATTCGATATTATACTTGGTGTATTGACCTGCCGACCTACATTCTTCCGCTACGATGTGGAATTCACTCCTCAAGCACCCGAAACTTTATTTACTCTGGAAAATGGACCTGGTTTACGGTGGCTATATGGAATTCCCAATCGATTAATATTTACGTTTGCGAAGATGAGTGCTTTACTCGAAGACTTTGGGCCATGCATTGGGACGGAAATCGTAGACAAATTGGAACGAGAGATACGGGATATAGTACCGATTATAGTCCCTTCGACCGAGCCTGCTATTGCTATAGGACAGATGGCGGTACAGGAATGTTGGTGTCTTGCAGCATTGATTTATTTGTATATG GGTCTATGCGGATCCCTTACTTTTGATTCTCAAGTAACAAAAGCACGAAGGCAGTTTTTAAAGATCCTACCGCAAGTTAGACCAAGGCGGAGCCCAGATGTGTTCTTGATATTTCCCTTGGTTATC CTTGGGGTCGCCACACACGACCTAAAAGAACAAGACATAATTCGAAGACGAATGCTCGGGGTTCCAGAATGTGTTCGCCTC